In Falco cherrug isolate bFalChe1 chromosome 5, bFalChe1.pri, whole genome shotgun sequence, one DNA window encodes the following:
- the LOC106631486 gene encoding P2Y purinoceptor 1-like yields the protein MERKSTDWHLDFCKIDNSNLSKTGMLHGKMMNGTCIILICNRNPKLEWYCYLLILLCLFTLLVGFLGNILALRHYVYCMKTWTTNTIFLFNLSLCDFTWTLMAPFSVYYSLQKLAAYSSQAFYQIIRLFFSINIYGSVYFLTLISFDRYVGAVHPITSLTWWDKGKAMFCTIGVWIFIVIASMPEIYYTVANGRQHDFIDSLDGTEGPLQFAVPFTLSKIVLRFLIPVTVIFTCYMLTLKALIQLSKRQQRRNRLVRPLLLISAAMIVFAVSFIPYHVMMMVILTYRINCQPPCGNISTLSAIYKVTEIICSINSCLDPIIFTVANKTFYQSIKSIKCHPKCQCCCCLTGRVRDSTLSPRTMT from the coding sequence gCATGCTCCATGGAAAGATGATGAATGGTACATGCATTATTCTCATTTGCAACAGAAATCCTAAGCTGGAGTGGTACTGTTATTTGCTGattctgctttgccttttcactTTATTAGTAGGATTTCTAGGCAATATACTTGCACTACGACATTATGTGTACTGCATGAAGACATGGACTACCAATACcatatttctctttaatttgTCACTGTGTGACTTTACTTGGACTCTCATGGCACCTTTTTCAGTATATTACAGTCTCCAGAAGTTAGCTGCCTATTCCAGTCAAGCATTTTATCAGATCATAAGactatttttcagtattaatatCTATGGAAGTGTCTATTTCCTGACACTCATCAGTTTTGACAGATATGTAGGTGCTGTCCATCCTATCACTTCATTAACATGGTGGGATAAAGGAAAGGCCATGTTTTGTACCATTGGTGTATGGATCTTCATAGTGATTGCATCGATGCCGGAGATCTACTACACAGTGGCAAATGGAAGACAACATGACTTTATAGATTCCCTGGATGGCACTGAAGGACCTTTACAATTTGCAGTGCCATTCACACTCTCCAAGATAGTACTGAGATTCCTAATTCCAGTCACAGTCATCTTTACATGCTATATGTTGACTCTCAAAGCATTAATACAACTCAGTAAACGTCAACAAAGAAGGAACAGACTTGTTAGACCTCTGTTACTGATATCAGCTGCTATGATtgtgtttgctgtttctttcataCCTTATCATGTTATGATGATGGTGATACTGACTTACAGAATTAATTGTCAACCACCCTGTGGGAACATAAGCACATTAAGTGCCATTTATAAAGTTACAGAGATCATCTGCAGCATCAACAGTTGCCTTGATCCAATCATTTTTACAGTAGCAAATAAGACATTCTATCAAAGTATTAAAAGTATAAAATGTCACCCCAAatgccagtgctgctgttgtTTGACAGGAAGGGTAAGGGACAGTACTCTGTCCCCAAGAACAATGACTTGA